CAGGTTGGGCGTGTTGTCCATCACCACGTTGCTCATGGACTGCGCCATCTGGTACATGTAAGGCATGCACATAGAGACCTCCGCCTTATGCTGGTAGACGGCGATGGCCTTGGCGCGGCAGGTGGGATAGCCACAGGAGCCGCAGTTGAGCTCATCGTCCTCGGTCTCCTTGCCGATGGAGCGCAGAATCGCGCGGATCTCCTCCTCGCTGGGCTGGTCCTGCTCGCTGCTGCGGTCGGTATACACCTTGGCAAGGGGCACCGCGCAGGCAATATCCGGCACGGGGTCCACAGCCGCATCCTGCGCGTACGCCTCCACGCGCAGCGCGCTTTCAAAGCGGTTGCAGCCCGCCTCCGGCATGCCGGGGCCGCCCATGCAGGAGCCGTTGCACACGCTCATCTCGATAAAGCAGTTGTGCAGCTTGCCCTGGCGCACCGCCTCGAGCACGTCGCGGCAGGCGTCGATGCCGTCCACATGCAGCATACGGTAGCCCGTCATGCCGCGCTTGAGTACATTTTCCACAATGCCCGCGGAGCTCGGGTACATGCGCGCCAAGCCCGCCTCCACCCCGTCAAAGGGCATGGGCTGCGCCTGGGCGGCGTCGATCTCCTTTTCCGCGAGCCACTTGATCATATCCTGGAAGGTGAGCACCGCATCCACGCTGCCCATGTTGCGCACGTCCTTGGCCTCCTCCATCTTGGCGATGCAGGGGCCCACAAACACCACGCGCACATCCTCGCCCAGCTCCTGCTTGATGAGGCGCGCGTGGGCGATCATGGGCGAAACCAGGGGTGAAAGCGCGTCCACGATCTGAGGGTAGTGCTTCTCCACCAAATCCGTGGCCGCGGGGCAGCAGGTGGTGATGATATTGTCCATGCCCCTCTCTTTGGCGATATCCACCAGCGCGTCGCTGATGACGGCCGCGCCCTGGGCGGTCTCGCGCACCTGGTAGATACCCAGGCGCTTGAAGGCGCCCACCACGCGCATGGGATCGTCCACGTCAAACGCCCCCAGGAAGGAGGGCGCCACCGAAAAGACCACCTTTTCGCCCATGCGCAGCATGGTTTTGACCTTATCGAGCTGGCGGTTGATCACCTTGGCGTTCTGGGGGCAGGCAGATACGCACGCGCCGCACCAGATGCATTCCATGGGCATGATCTCTGCCTGGCTGTCGTTGAAACGGATGGATTTTACCGGGCATACGCGCAGACATTTGTAGCAGTTCCTGCAGTTTGCCTTCATCGATTGAATTGCGTTCACGCCTCGTTCAGCCTCCCCAACACTTCTTCATTGAAAAACGCCTCCGTGGTGCCCGGGCTGAGCGAAAAACGCGCATCCCCGATGCGCACGCACACGCCCTCGGTGCAGTGCCCCATGCAAAACGAGCCCACGAGGTTGACCTTATCCTTCAGGTTGTGCATGCTGATGAGCCGCTCCAGTATCGCGATGATATCCTTGGAGCCCTTCAGGTAGCACGAGCTGCCAATGCAAACAACGACATCCATGTTTGATTCTTCCTTCCTGATTTTGCGCGTTTCTGCGCGCGCCGCCGCGCCGGCGGCCGGTTTTTGCGCGCTGCCACGCTGGGACGATCGTCCGTATCCATTGTACCATTCGTTACATTTTTGTCATAGTATTTTGCAAGATTTTATGCAGTTTTTTGATAGAAATATGTCCCAGCGGGGCATATTACTTTTGATCGTCTTTTTCTTCCTGCAAAGCCGCCTCAAACTGGGCCGCCTCCCTGCGGGCGCGCTCCTCGGCCTCGGCGGCGATGCGCTCCGCCTTGCGCTGGCCCATGATGCGGATGGCCATCACCACGCCCGGGGCGCACAATAGCAGCGCGTACACCCCCAGGCTGCGCCAAGCCGGCACCGCCACCGAGGCCCCCGCCACCAGCAGACCCAGCCCAAAGAGCACCAGCGCCAAAGTCGCCATGGCGCGTTGCGACATAGATCCTCTCCCCCTTCATCTGCGCATGCCCGTCCGCGCGCGTGCGATATGGCGCCATGACACCGGCCGCCGTTGTGTGCAGCCGGCCGCACGCGCCGTACCCGCACGCGTGCGGGCAACTGCAGTTGTTTGGTTGTTATTGTAGAATTTTAGCACGCGCGCCGGCACAAAGTCAAAAAAGGCGGCCAAGCTTGACTTTTGCCTGCCGGCGGCCTAGGATACAGGTGGGAAATGGTTCCTATTCATGAATATATTTTCATATGATATTTTCATCATCTTTAGGAACAAGCTCCCCCGCGCCCCGCACGTAAGGGGCCCCGCGAGAGAAAAACGACGCATAGCGAAAGGTTGATTGTTCCCATGTTTGACGCTGCATCCACGCGCGCGCTGCTGCTGACGCTCGCAGCCGCGCTCTCCACGCTGATCGGGGCGTGCATTATCTTCCTCAAGAATGCCAAAAGCGAGGCTACCATCGCCGGAGCGCTGGGCCTTTCGGCGGGCGTGATGGCGAGCGTATCGCTCACCGAGCTATTGGTGGAGGCGCGCGACCATCTCTCCGAAGCGCTCGGGGGCCAGTGGGGCGTGCTGGTGGCGGTGGGCATCATGCTGGGGGGCATCGTGCTTTCGCTTGTTTTGGACAGGCTGCTGCACCGAGCCGAGCACGGGCACCATCACCTGGGCCATCTGGACTGCGCGGACGGGCGGAGCGACGCGCTCTACCACGTGGGCTTTGTCTCGATGCTTGCGCTGATGCTGCACAACATCCCCGAGGGCATCGCCACCTTTATGGCGGGCTACGATTCCGCAGCGTTGGGGGTGACGCTGGCGCTGGCTATCACGCTGCACAACATCCCGGTGGGCGTCTCGGTGGCGCTGCCCATCTACGCCGCCACAGGCAGCCGCAAGCGGGCCTTCGGGCTGACGCTGCTGTCGGCCATGGCCGCGCCGGCGGGGGCGCTCGTCGCCTACATGCTGCTGCGCCCCTTTATCACCGAGATGGTGATGGCCTGTATGTTTGCGCTGATCGCAGGCATCCTGCTCTACATCACCTTCTGCGAGGTGCTGCCCTCCTCGCGCGCGTACGGCCACGACAAGCTGGCCACGTGCATGCTCTTTGTGGGGCTGTGCATCATGCCCATCACCGCCGCGTTTGCAGGTGGGCATTAACGGTATTTTCGCTGCAATGGCGGCACAGCGCGCGCAACTTATGGTAAAATAATGATAGAAGCGCCGCATTTGCGCACGCGCATAGCATGCGTATTGACATTCATCGGGGAAAGGACGTGCATTGAACATGGATCCATTTGCATTGACAAAACTGACATACGGCCTCTTTGTGGTGGGCGTGGCGTGTGAAAGCAAGGTCAACGCCTGCATTACCAACACCGTGATGCAGGTGACCGCCGAGCCCATGCGCCTGGCAGCGTGCGTCGCCAAGGACAACTACACCCACGACATGATGCTGCAAAAGGGCTCTTTTTCCATCAGCGTGCTGGCGCGCAGCGTGCCGATGGACACCATCGCGCGCTTTGGATTTGCCAGCGGCCGGGATAAGGATAAATTTGAGGGTTTCCCCTACGATACCGATTGTAACGGCAACCCGCTGCTCAAGGACGACGTCATCGCGGTGATCTCCTGCGACATCATCGATACCAAAGAGGTGGATACCCACACCCTGTTTATTGCGGATATCGCGGACGCGCGCATCGTCTCGCAGGCCGAGCCGCTGACATACGCGCAGTACCACAGCGAAAAGAAGGGCACCGCGCCTAA
Above is a window of Maliibacterium massiliense DNA encoding:
- a CDS encoding [Fe-Fe] hydrogenase large subunit C-terminal domain-containing protein produces the protein MNAIQSMKANCRNCYKCLRVCPVKSIRFNDSQAEIMPMECIWCGACVSACPQNAKVINRQLDKVKTMLRMGEKVVFSVAPSFLGAFDVDDPMRVVGAFKRLGIYQVRETAQGAAVISDALVDIAKERGMDNIITTCCPAATDLVEKHYPQIVDALSPLVSPMIAHARLIKQELGEDVRVVFVGPCIAKMEEAKDVRNMGSVDAVLTFQDMIKWLAEKEIDAAQAQPMPFDGVEAGLARMYPSSAGIVENVLKRGMTGYRMLHVDGIDACRDVLEAVRQGKLHNCFIEMSVCNGSCMGGPGMPEAGCNRFESALRVEAYAQDAAVDPVPDIACAVPLAKVYTDRSSEQDQPSEEEIRAILRSIGKETEDDELNCGSCGYPTCRAKAIAVYQHKAEVSMCMPYMYQMAQSMSNVVMDNTPNLILVADNNLKICEMNQAALHTFNLTRAQAMEKYVYELMDTGDYEFVLESGENIVDKVVQFEELGMTLRQTLVHLDNNRGVMGIFWDITQEEERQKALYQLRVDTMDMAQKVIDKQMVAAQEIASLLGETTAETKATLTHLKNMIIGDDGDGRL
- a CDS encoding flavin reductase, whose product is MDPFALTKLTYGLFVVGVACESKVNACITNTVMQVTAEPMRLAACVAKDNYTHDMMLQKGSFSISVLARSVPMDTIARFGFASGRDKDKFEGFPYDTDCNGNPLLKDDVIAVISCDIIDTKEVDTHTLFIADIADARIVSQAEPLTYAQYHSEKKGTAPKNAPTYQPDAPPANDAEGEQAVYRCTICGYIYDGDIPFEDLPDDYLCPLCKNPKSVFERVK
- the zupT gene encoding zinc transporter ZupT produces the protein MFDAASTRALLLTLAAALSTLIGACIIFLKNAKSEATIAGALGLSAGVMASVSLTELLVEARDHLSEALGGQWGVLVAVGIMLGGIVLSLVLDRLLHRAEHGHHHLGHLDCADGRSDALYHVGFVSMLALMLHNIPEGIATFMAGYDSAALGVTLALAITLHNIPVGVSVALPIYAATGSRKRAFGLTLLSAMAAPAGALVAYMLLRPFITEMVMACMFALIAGILLYITFCEVLPSSRAYGHDKLATCMLFVGLCIMPITAAFAGGH
- a CDS encoding (2Fe-2S) ferredoxin domain-containing protein, producing MDVVVCIGSSCYLKGSKDIIAILERLISMHNLKDKVNLVGSFCMGHCTEGVCVRIGDARFSLSPGTTEAFFNEEVLGRLNEA